A window of the Thalassospira indica genome harbors these coding sequences:
- a CDS encoding purine-nucleoside phosphorylase, translating to MSNVKAALDVIAAKAPGFKAEVALVLGSGLGGVVDAVSDAISIAYEELPGFPRPTVVGHGGTLVLGRIGGVSVAVMQGRAHYYEHGRSDLMAEPLEIMRELGAERLLLTNAAGSLIPDAVPGSLMLITDHISLFGPNPLIGYHGNDRFVGMDVPYDPEIGSGLHGAAAKLGIKLFEGTYCWCTGPSFETPAEIRALKILGADAVGMSTVPENILARRLGFKVAAVSNITNLAAGMSATPLSHEQTLEMSKAGSANLIKILLQYFSSAS from the coding sequence ATGAGCAATGTAAAAGCAGCACTTGATGTCATTGCCGCCAAGGCGCCGGGTTTCAAGGCCGAAGTTGCATTGGTTCTTGGCAGCGGCCTTGGTGGTGTGGTTGACGCCGTAAGTGATGCGATCAGCATTGCCTACGAAGAATTGCCGGGATTCCCGCGCCCGACCGTGGTCGGACATGGCGGGACACTTGTTCTTGGCCGTATTGGCGGTGTGTCGGTCGCGGTGATGCAGGGGCGGGCGCATTATTACGAGCATGGCCGATCAGATCTGATGGCTGAACCGCTTGAAATTATGCGCGAACTTGGCGCAGAACGTCTGCTTTTGACCAATGCTGCCGGTTCACTGATCCCTGACGCCGTACCGGGCAGTCTGATGCTGATTACCGATCATATCAGTCTGTTTGGCCCGAACCCATTGATCGGCTATCACGGAAACGACCGTTTTGTCGGCATGGATGTGCCTTATGATCCTGAAATCGGGTCTGGGCTGCATGGTGCGGCGGCCAAGCTTGGCATCAAACTGTTTGAGGGAACCTATTGCTGGTGCACCGGGCCAAGCTTTGAGACGCCAGCTGAAATCCGAGCGCTCAAGATCCTTGGCGCCGATGCGGTCGGCATGTCGACCGTGCCGGAAAATATTCTGGCCCGCCGTCTTGGATTCAAGGTCGCCGCGGTTTCAAACATCACCAATCTGGCTGCTGGCATGAGTGCGACACCGCTTAGCCACGAGCAGACATTGGAAATGTCCAAAGCCGGTTCGGCCAATCTTATCAAGATATTACTGCAATATTTTTCAAGCGCTTCCTGA
- a CDS encoding ABC transporter permease: MSKTVELPRWIDVGALPLLNLLLALVVSGLVVLAIGENPVQVVEILLYGAFGYEEAWGYTLYYTTNFIFTGLAFAVAFHCGLFNIGAEGQAYIGGLGVTLAALYLDFLPFPIMLVVAMLAAMIFGAAWAYIPAYLQARRGSHVVITTIMFNFIASSLMVYLLVNVLRPEGSMTPESEQIAEHLRLPFIHDIAGALGIEMASSPLNLSFVYAIVISVMVWLFIWHTRWGYAIRTVGANAVAATYAGLEPGRFIIIAMMISGALSSFVALNEVMGVQHRLLIDFTAGYGFVGIAVALMGRNHPFGIFLAALLFGMLYQGGAELSFEIPTISNDMVVVIQGLVILFTGAMEHMFRPRVTKIYTSWRLRQDAGEAA; encoded by the coding sequence ATGAGCAAGACTGTCGAGCTGCCGCGCTGGATTGACGTTGGCGCCTTGCCTTTGCTGAATCTGCTGTTGGCCCTTGTTGTATCCGGGCTTGTGGTTCTGGCGATTGGTGAAAACCCGGTTCAGGTGGTTGAAATCCTGCTTTATGGCGCGTTTGGCTATGAAGAGGCATGGGGTTATACGCTTTATTACACCACCAACTTCATCTTTACCGGCCTTGCGTTTGCCGTCGCGTTCCATTGCGGGCTGTTTAACATCGGCGCCGAAGGGCAGGCCTATATCGGTGGCCTTGGTGTGACGTTGGCAGCCCTTTATCTCGATTTCCTGCCATTCCCGATCATGCTGGTTGTGGCGATGTTGGCGGCGATGATTTTTGGCGCGGCGTGGGCTTATATCCCGGCCTACTTGCAGGCGCGTCGCGGATCGCACGTCGTGATCACGACGATTATGTTCAACTTCATCGCCTCATCACTGATGGTGTATCTGTTGGTCAATGTGCTTCGCCCGGAAGGCTCGATGACGCCCGAAAGCGAACAGATCGCCGAACATTTGCGATTGCCATTTATTCATGACATTGCAGGCGCGCTTGGCATTGAAATGGCGTCAAGCCCGCTGAACCTGTCATTTGTTTATGCCATCGTCATCAGCGTGATGGTCTGGCTGTTTATCTGGCATACCCGTTGGGGCTATGCCATCCGGACAGTTGGTGCCAATGCTGTGGCAGCAACCTATGCCGGGCTTGAGCCCGGGCGTTTTATCATCATCGCGATGATGATCTCAGGTGCGCTGTCATCCTTTGTTGCGCTAAACGAAGTCATGGGTGTTCAGCACCGTTTGCTGATTGATTTTACCGCCGGGTATGGCTTTGTTGGCATTGCTGTAGCGCTGATGGGGCGCAATCATCCGTTTGGCATCTTCCTTGCAGCTTTGCTATTCGGGATGCTCTATCAGGGTGGGGCGGAGCTTTCATTTGAAATTCCGACCATCTCGAATGACATGGTCGTGGTTATTCAGGGGCTTGTCATCCTGTTTACCGGTGCGATGGAACACATGTTCCGTCCGCGCGTGACAAAGATCTATACATCCTGGCGCCTGCGCCAGGATGCCGGGGAGGCCGCATAA
- a CDS encoding cytidine deaminase — MVAHKQAPRDLIDAALAARDKAYAPYSNFFVGAALRTTEGKVISGCNVENAAYPEGVCAEAGAISAMVLSGETRFDEIVVVGLGDIACTPCGGCRQKIREFTGPDATIFIINDAGETLLTLSREELIPHSFGPENLK; from the coding sequence ATGGTTGCTCATAAACAGGCTCCGCGCGATCTGATTGACGCGGCACTTGCGGCTCGTGACAAGGCATATGCACCTTATTCGAACTTCTTTGTCGGTGCTGCGCTGCGCACGACTGAGGGTAAGGTCATTTCGGGCTGCAATGTTGAAAATGCAGCATATCCCGAGGGCGTCTGTGCAGAGGCCGGCGCGATTTCGGCGATGGTGCTGTCAGGGGAAACCCGTTTTGACGAGATCGTCGTTGTCGGGCTGGGCGATATCGCCTGTACCCCATGTGGCGGGTGCCGCCAGAAGATCCGCGAATTTACCGGTCCGGATGCGACCATCTTTATCATCAATGATGCAGGTGAAACGCTTCTGACGCTGAGCCGTGAAGAACTTATTCCCCATTCCTTCGGGCCGGAGAACCTCAAATGA
- a CDS encoding ABC transporter permease: MDTFQLIILLLDATLRTSTPLILAALAGMFSERSGTINLALEGMMLGGAFSAAAVAFYVGSPWVGLLAAIATTIALSLLHGFACITHKGNQVVSGMAINILMSGLTALVGIALFAQGGKTPALDKGSRFQPITFPGADAVQDVPVLGLIYSELLSGHNILVYVAFLAVPAAWWVMYRTRFGLRLRAVGENPGAVDTAGIGVVAMRYRAVICSGVLVGMSGAYLSTAQGASFLQDMTAGKGYIALAAMVFGKWRPFPALAACLLFGFLDAAATRLQGVVLPGIGEVPVQLVQALPYILTVILLAGFIGRAIPPKALGRPYVKER, encoded by the coding sequence ATGGATACATTTCAGCTGATTATCCTGTTGTTGGATGCAACGCTGCGCACCTCGACACCGCTTATTCTTGCGGCCCTGGCCGGGATGTTTTCCGAACGGTCCGGAACAATTAACCTTGCCCTTGAAGGCATGATGCTGGGCGGTGCGTTTTCGGCTGCTGCGGTTGCATTCTATGTCGGTAGCCCGTGGGTCGGGCTACTGGCCGCGATTGCAACCACGATTGCGCTTTCGCTTCTGCATGGTTTTGCCTGCATCACGCACAAGGGCAACCAGGTGGTTTCGGGGATGGCGATCAATATCCTGATGTCGGGTCTGACCGCCCTTGTCGGGATTGCACTTTTTGCACAGGGCGGCAAAACGCCAGCGCTTGATAAAGGATCACGTTTCCAGCCGATCACGTTCCCGGGTGCCGACGCCGTTCAGGACGTTCCGGTTCTGGGCCTGATTTATTCGGAACTGTTAAGCGGTCATAACATTCTGGTTTATGTTGCCTTCCTTGCTGTTCCGGCAGCCTGGTGGGTGATGTATCGCACCCGGTTTGGCTTGCGTCTGCGCGCGGTTGGTGAAAACCCGGGCGCTGTTGATACGGCCGGCATTGGTGTTGTCGCGATGCGCTACCGCGCCGTAATTTGCAGTGGTGTGCTTGTTGGCATGTCAGGCGCCTATCTTTCGACTGCACAGGGCGCATCCTTCCTCCAAGACATGACCGCAGGCAAAGGCTATATCGCGCTGGCGGCCATGGTGTTTGGCAAATGGCGTCCGTTCCCGGCATTGGCAGCTTGCCTGCTGTTTGGCTTCCTTGATGCCGCAGCCACGCGTTTGCAGGGCGTCGTTTTGCCCGGTATCGGCGAAGTTCCGGTCCAGTTGGTGCAGGCATTGCCCTATATCCTGACGGTCATTCTTCTGGCCGGGTTCATTGGCCGGGCCATTCCGCCAAAGGCACTTGGTCGGCCATACGTCAAGGAACGCTAA